The sequence GTAGTATATGAGATTCCTTGTCCAAGCAGCTTAGGATTTGCAGTATCTAAATCGACAAAGGTATTAATAACTATACTCTCATTCCCAATTTCAGCGACAAAAACCTTTTCCATAGTTTTTCTCCTCACCATAGCAATTTTGGTATATATTATCCTACCCTAAAAAAGAAAATGTACCCCAAGTATATAAACTGTATTCTAATATCTAATAGGCTAAATATGGGTATACAACCAACAACTTGTACTATACTTTCAAGTAGTCAGCATGTATACTTCACTCTACGAGGCCTTGAGGGTAGCAATACAGGAAAGGGGTAGTTATAAGTGAAAAAAAGGATTATCTTAATGATATTAGTTATTATGACTATTATCGCTTCTGCTTCAGCAGTTGAAGCTGCAACATTTCAGGTAGGCTCAACAGGTTCAGAGATTCGAATGTTACAATCAGATCTCCAAACCTTAAATTATGATGTTGGTTCAGTTGATGGCATTTTCGGAAATAAGACTAACACTGCTGTTCAAGCATTTCAACGGGATCAAAATTTATTGGTAGATGGAATTGTCGGGCCCCAAACATTAGAGGCCTTGAACAATGCTAAGGCTTTGCCACAGGCCAAAGTTTCGCCCCAGGAAAAGACAAATCAACTCATTAGTACAGCCAAAAGCTTTTTAGGGGTTCCCTATAAATGGGGAGGCACAACTCCATCAGGCTTTGACTGTTCCGGATTTACTCGTTATGTGTTTGCCAGCCAAAACATTACTTTGCCTCGGGTTAGCATTGATCAATACAGTGTTGGAACCTCTGTAAGCTTTACCAACTTAATTCCTGGTGATTTGGTTTTCTTTAACCTTGTTCCGGGAAAACAAGTAAGTCATGTAGGAATCTACATTGGGGATAATCAATTCATTAGTGCAACAAGCAGTAAAGGAATTGCTATCTATAGCTTTACTCCCTATTGGTCCAAGGCCTATGTAGGAGCGAAACGTGTCTATTAATACCCTGAACTAACCTGAAGTTTTATTTTGAGCTTACCACTTACAAGAAGTGGGGGGCTGCAAATTTCAAGGCCACGCATTGCGTGGCCTTTACTTACGTCTTTTTAATAAAACTCAACATTTTCTCTGACCATTTTTTCTTCCCATTCCATCTGTAACAATGCTAAATCATCAGTATAATCCGTTTTCGCTTCATCTTTATCATATTCAAGCTTCTCCAATACCTCAATCGTAAAGCTTCCTTCTCCATATTCTTTCCATTCCTTTTGTAACTCTGAGTTACGATGAGAACCTAAGTCTAATTGGAATTTAAGTCTATTTAGGGCAGCTTGTAATCTTTGGGTAACTTCGATAAAACACTTATTATTATGCTTTGCCCGAATCATCACTATTCCCATTTCCGGCTTCATCTGTAAATATTGTTCTTTCAACTCTTTCTTTCTATCCATGTGCTAATATCCCATCTCTTTAAGAATCCTAGATAAAGTACGTAAACGTTCTCCGATGAGTTCATCATCAGTGCTTAGTGCTTGGTTAAACAATTTGATATCCTCATTGATTTTTTCGTTTCCAGTACATACAGCCACCGTCATGGCATCACCCTGTATGCCAATTCTATCAATGACAGGATTATTGGCCTCATATAAATTCTCATAGCGGTAGGCTTCTCGAAAATGAAGTTTAGTTCGACAAATTAGTATTGCCAGGTCGAGGACGCGATGCATAGGTAATTCCTCTGACTGTCTCGACCATTTTTCTCCCGTATATCTCCACACTTTTGCAGATACGTCTACCTTACCACGATCATTCCACTGGGCTAAACCTAATGAAAGACCTTTAGCATCTGAATTATAGGCATATCTCCCATCAACATTCTCATAGTTTTCTGAGACAATTACTGGCTTATGCTTCAGGGTTGTCGGTATTTTCATGGTAATCTTCCTCTTCTCTTATTACTAAACTACTTATTTACTAAATCAGTAGTTTACTAGTTTAGTATAAGCCCACTAAAGGTTTTAGTCAAACACCACTGTTCTTTAAAATTGAGAGGCACTTGGACAGTAGTAAGCTATGATCCCATGTGAGCTCGTTCTACCTCTGATATTTTCACTAACAAAATTAGGGTTCTCAGAAGTCTTTCTGAGAACCCTAAAAATTTCAAGAATACACCCCTAATCCTTCCAAAGAATTATGGGTGTATTCTAACCACTCTCTATAGTTAAAAATCACTAATTTAATTTCATCGACTTCCTGATTCAATTACCATTGCCGCCCCGGATCATCTGCCATATTGTTAACAGTACCCCTCGGATAAAGCACCAGATAATGATCCATCATTGGATTCGAATCAGTAGCTGTTGGTATTGGGAACACAAACTCAATTTTATATTCCGAACTCACTGTATAGCCAATGATTTCCTCTCCATTTACTTTTTTATCATAAAAGGGCCCATTCTCAACTTTGGTTTTAGCATTATAAGCAGGATCCCCAAATAGTTCCTTTGTCTTAGCCATGGATAGCTGCTGCAATTGAGGATCAAAGGATCGGACTTCAAAGATTTGAGAACCTTTGTTGAAGCCAAAAACCATTGCCTGTTTAGAGTAGGTAGCGTAGTTCCCCTTAGCGGCGGCCACCCAATCAACCTTTTCTGGCTCTCCCCATTGACTCTTAACATCTTCAATCACGGTTGTCTTTACAGGAAAATTACAGTTAATCACTTTCCCTTGCTCCGCGGCTCCCTTAATATTTAGCAATAACTCCTTGGCCTCATCCCTGGTTTGGGAGGCAGAGGACGAGGGAGGAGTTTGAGAAGCCGAATCCGTCGTCTTTGAGGGGGTATCCTTGGGAGAGTTTAAGGGTGAACACCCGACTATCAGCGCGAAAGCAAGTGAAATAATGACGTACTTTAAGAGTTGTTTTTTGGCTAAATTGATCATGATTTTACTCCTTTTATTGATTGAGTGATTTAAGTATCCTCTTGCTATGAGACGTCAGGAAAGCTTAATATCTGACGCCTAATTGCTGGCTTGGATTTTTCAACTCATCAATATCATTTGCCGATCTCTTTCGCACATTTAACCATTGATATTGTCTCCTCAACCAGGCGGCTCCTAGTCTCTCAAGCTTTATATGATAAACAAGGTCAAATATTAAGCCACCTAATACTATCGAGGATAAGAGATCTAAGATAACATGCTGTTTAATAAACTGAGTAGCTAAAATAATTGAAATAGCAATTGTATAAACTGTGCACACATTGTAATAATTCTTGCCAGGATACTTGTTTATTGCCTTAATCATTAAAAAACTTAATAAAACATGAATGCTTGGAAATGCATTGTAAGGCTGGTCATTATTATATACGAAGGCGATCAGCATGGTCAAAAAGTCGTTACCTACTAAATCTGGCCTTGGAACATTTGTTTGAAAGAAAAAATAAATAGCATAAGATATCAATAAACCAAGATTAATAGCTATAAGAGTCTTGTAATAGATTCTTTTATTTTTAAAGCAAAAGTAAGTTAAAGTTCCAAAAATAAAAAAATACCATAACAGATAGGGCAAAATAAATATCTTTAAAAATGGGACACTTTGATCTAAGTCAGTGACTAAGCTATGAGTACCTCGATTTGCATTATTGAGCAGACAATAAATAATATTTGAAATTGGAATTGATAGCATTAAACAAAGGGGCTTCAGATTTTTAATAATGTTTGACATCGGTAACTCCCTTCAGTGTGAGAACTTTTTTTTCGAAATCAGCCGGTTCTTTGCTCATGTCTCAATTCAGTTATTAATTTAAACATAGAATCAACGGTCTGTTCTGCTGAATGACTAACTAAAGCTAATGACGCCTTCTCACGCATTTTCTCTATTTCTTCGGGACAACTCAAGAAACGGCTAAGAGTTATTTCTAACTCCTCAACTGAACCAGCAACCTGTCCTGCACCGATGAGTTGGACAAAACTTGCATTTTCCTCTTCCTGACCTGGTATGGGCTTATATATCATAAGGGGTAAATGCTTTGTAAGAGCCTCTGTCACCGTTAAACCTCCGGCCTTAGTTATAATCAGATCCGCTATTGACATGAGCTCTTCCATGTTATTTGCATAACCTAACCTTACCAGAGTGTTTTTGGCATTTGTAACCACCTCATGTAAAGAGTCATACAACTTCCCATTATTTCCACAAACAATAATTACCTGTAAGGGGATTACTGAATTTGCTAATTTTTCGCAGATTCTTGTTGTTTCTTCAGAACTTCCATATCCCCCCATCACAAGAAATGTGGGCAGATCTGATTTTAATCCTAACTTGTAATAAATCAACTCTCGATTAATCCTCTTCTCAAATTTAGGACTAATCGGAATACCTGTAACATGTATCCTATCCTCGATGATTCCCCCTGTCACTAACATATCCTTAACTTTCTCACAAGCCACCATATAGGAATCCACACCAGGATGTACCCAATGGCTGTGTACCGTATAATCTGTAATCACAGTAATCACAGGTACTTGCAGAATATGTTCTAGTCTAAGCTGAGCTAGAATTGAAGAAACAGTTGGATAGGTACAAACAATAAGGTCCGGGGCAAATTCCTTAATATAATTCAGAAAATCACTACGCCCTAATTGATTAAGAAAACGCTGAATTCTAGAATTATGCGTTAACTTAGAAGATCGATAATAAAATCTTCCCCATAGCCCCGGGGAATGCTTTATCAATTCGAGGTAAAGCTTTTTAATCAGATTATTGAATCGCTTACTTAAAAAGTCCCCGAAATCCAAATGAGTTACAATAGCGGAAGGCTCCTTAACACGGAGTTCTTCGATAACTGCTTCTGCTGCCCGAATATGTCCATTTCCAAAGGCTGCAGAAAATACAAGAATTTTTAACTGTTTCATAGAATATCTCCTCCCTCACTTAATGACAACGCAATTTTTAATCATAAAATTAAATATCTCTTTCAAAATGCGAGTTCATATTTGAACGCTTAAACTTATAATAGAATTATAGAGTTGAGATCTTAAAAAAAACCTAGTTAAATCTTAGGAATTTCTTAAAATCTAATTAAAAATTATTCTGCTGGACAAGTGTACTCAATGGGAGAAGAGGTCACTCATTTATAAAACCTCCATCACATGTTAATCATCATGCTTAACACGTAAAAAAGGACTTGAATCTAAGTTTGATCCAAGTCCTTTTATATAGAAATCCCTTTAGTACTTATTAAAGTTTTGGGATTGGTTTTCCTGCTTCTATTAATACTTTGTTACCTAACAAGAAAAATCCTTGAATAAACATCAGCAAGCCTGTTCCAATAAGCAACCATTCAATCATAATGATATCCGCTAACGGTCCGAACAAGAGCATTCCTAAAGGCATCATGGAGCTTGAAATCATTCCCAAAACTCCAAACACTCTTCCCAGAAAATCTGCCTCTACCTTTTCCTGTATTAGGACTGTTGAAGGCGTGTTGAAAACCGGCATTGCAATTCCGACCACCCCCATAAAAATGAGATAAATCCAAAAAACCGGAATCATTCCCAGAGCAAAGGTGCAGACTCCAATTACAAGACTTGATAGTGTCATGGTGTGAACCTTGTTCTTAAAACCACCCCAAGAAGTCATAATAATGCCGCCAAGCATCATCCCAATTGAAAAAGTAATTTCTATTGCCGTTAAACGCCAAACATCGTTACCGAAACTACGAGTAACTTGCAGAGGAGTTAAAAAGGCAACAGGTGCTGCTAAGAAAAAGAAGCCGGCACAAAACAAAAAAAACCTCTTCACATATCCATGACTTCTGATGTAATTGAATCCATCACTCAGATCTCTAAAATAACTCAGAGTTTGTTTTTTAAGTGCTTTCGTGTGGACAGGTACATGTAAAAATAAAAGCAGAACTAAAACAGCAATGACTGCTGTGATCACATCTATAAAAAATATTAATTCAATCGAAGCCATTGTCAGTAGGGCACCACTTAACATAGGGGACAGTAACATAACTAGCGCTTGGATTGTTCCGTTCGTGGCGTTCACTTGAGTTAGTTTATCCGCCGGTACTAGTTGGGGGAGGAATGCTCCTACTGCAGGCACTTGAATAGCTGATCCAAGTGCGCGTATGGCGGACATTACTAAAAGGAGCCAGAGGGAATAATGGCCTAGAAGAAACAAAATTGCCAGAACCAGCGTCGATAATGCAATCAATGAATCGGATACCATAATGAGTGTTTTACGATTATAACGATCAGCCCATACCCCAGCAAATGGTGAAAGAAATAAGGTAGGTAAAAAACCGCAGACAATGGCTAACGTCATCATTACTCCAGACTGGGATTTTAAGGTAATATGCCACATAATTGCATATTGAACCAGGGATGATCCAAAGAGGGAAATAGTCTGACTAACTAAAAAAAGTATAATATTTTTTTTCCAACCTATATTCATATCGTATTATTGTCTCCATATCTAATTTGCTTGCTGTTTCAGTTATTAGTTTACACTTCTCACTAAGCATTCAATTACACCTTTTTCACTACCAATCTTTTATTAAAATTAGATTATTACCCAATTCTTAGCCAAGTATAAAAAAACACGCATTTCACAATAGAAGCCTTTCCTGAAAAGGATTAATGAGATCTTTCACAAAATCTTGAACATTTAGTCGCTCCGGTCTTGTCTGGTTATACCATTTTCGCACGTTTTCCACAAGCCAGAAAGGCAGGGCTTTTCCGTCAATTAAGTGATAATGCTCCATATATCCTTCTTTTAAGTATTCCCACCTTTTATCGTTTCCTAGCTCCAGATACTCAGAGACATCAACAAGCTTTACTTTACCCTCATGAAATAGTATATTTTTCAGATGAATGTCTCTTGGGTTCAGTCCTCTGCTGCGCACATATTCTATCGCATTTTCAACCTCAATAATGACCTGTTCAGGTATATGAATTCCTTGTAATAGACAATCATATAGAGTAATTCCTGCTTCGTAACTAATCACCAGATAGTTTAATCCTTTGCCATAATACACAGGAAAATACTTCGAGTAACCTAATTTTAAATAAACTTTGCTCTCTTGTTCTAACTTTTCTAGCTTGTCATTACTAAACACTTTATAAGCATACTGGGGTGCGGAGATGAAGCGAAACACCGCAGCATCTGTCCCTCTACCAATACACTTAAGCTTATTAGATTTAGCTTGCACGAGAACAAGTTCATTTTTGCCATTTGAAGAGACTTTCACTTTACTTAATTCTCTCTTCGCAATATCCCACTCCATAAGCTCACACCCTTTGTCTCATGTCTCAATGATGCTCCACTTTCACACCCTCTAACCTCTATATGAACACGTATAAAAACCGTCATCGATTTTAAATTATGCTCGTCTTAGAGTAATCCTAGTCTACCATAAAAGGCTTCCAAATGGCGGCCTTTTATGGTAGACTAGGTGATTAATTCACATCAAAAGACAAATAGGCATGTCCAACAATTCGACAGCGCTGTCGAATTGTTGGACATGCCTATTTGTCTACAGTCTGAAGGCCACCAAATGGCGGCCTTTTCAGTAAAAGATACCTTTTGCGACACGGTCTGCCCAGTAATAGGCAAGCGATCTACCGCACACGCCTAGGAACAAAGAGGATACAAGTAATTCTCCTAAAAGCTACTCAATCATCTAAGTAACATAAGCGATAGAATTCTCATGCCTAATTATTTTACAATCTGTCCATCTCCATAAACCATGTATTTAATCGTCGTCAATTCTCTCAAGCCCATTGGCCCTCGGGCATGCAACTTCTGAGTGCTGATTCCTATCTCTGCTCCAAAGCCGAAGCGTCCTCCATCAGTAAATCGTGTTGAAGCATTAACATAAACTGCAGCAGCATCGATTTCTCTCAGAAATCTTTGTGCTTTTGAGTAATTCTCCGTAATGATGGTTTCAGAATGTTTTGTTGAATATCGGTAGATATGATCAAGCGCCCCATTAAGACCCGGCACGACTTTAACACTTAATATAAGATCGAGATGTTCTTCCATCCAGTCTTCTTCACTGGCAGGGGAAGCGTAAGACAAGATTTCACACGTTCTTGAGCAGCCTTTAATCTCAACTTGCTTTTTTTGCAGTTCTTCACCAATCAAGGGAAGAAAGTCTTCCGCAATCCCTTCATCCACAAGCATGGTTTCCAATGCATTACAGACCCCTGGATTTTGGGTCTTGGCATTGATAATAACAGGCACAGCCTTCTCAAAGTCTGCGTCTTGATCAACAAATGCATGACACATTCCGGTTCCGGTTTCAATGACTGGAACTGTGGCATTAGTTACCACCGTTTGAATCAGACCGGCACCACCCCTAGGTATAACCACATCAACATAATCATTTAAACGGATTAACTGTTGAACCCATTCTCGATTTGTCTCTGTAATCAATTGAATAGAACCTGATGGCAATCCGCTTGCCTCAGCAGCTTCAGCTATAACTCTCGCCAAGACTTTATTACTTTCCAAGGCCTCCGACCCGCCCCTCAGGATCACAGCATTTCCTGACTTTAGACACAGTGCAGCTGCATCGACTGTTACATTAGGCCTTGCCTCATAAATCATGGCCACGACTCCTAAGGGAACACGAGTTTGTTGAATGCGCAAACCATTCGGCCGTGTCCACACTTCCCCTTCTCCAACCGGGTCTCGTAACGCTACTACCTCATTGAGAGATTGGCTAATTTGAGCGATGCTCGCTGATGATAACTTTAGACGATTTACTAAGCTTTTCTTGAGACCCTTCTCTTCAGCAACTTTAACATCTAGGCTATTTGCCCTAAGGATTTCTTCCTCATTTTTCAGGAGTGCTTCTGCCATATAGACTAGGGCTTTATTTTTGGCCTCCGTGCTGGTGAAAGCCAATTGTCGAGCTGCTTGTTTAGCTTTATTCCCTATCTCAATTAATTCCGGGAAATACATATAACCGACCTCCCCTTAGAAAACATTATACTATATTCCAATTTAACCCATGCTTTAGGCATCAACCATAAGTGTCATATTGTCCCGGTGAACTACTTCTTCACCATCAAAGCTCTCAACAAATTGATGTAATTTCTCAGAGTGCAAACCCTTTACCAGCTTTACCTCAGCATCGCTTAGCTCGACAACGCCTCTAGCAATTTCTTCTCTCTGGGAATTAATTATTCGAACGATTTCTTTTCGTTCCCAAGTTCCTTCAACATTGGTAATTCCTTTAGCCAGCAAACTTTTTCCTTCTTCCACAAGGGCTTTGGCCGCGCCTTCATCAACTTGAATACTGCCTTCAGATAATCCTGCATAGGCAATCCAACGTTTACGACCTGCCAGTCGATGTTTGAGCGGTTGAAAAAATGTTCCCAAAGGTTCTTGGCTTTTAGTTGACGGGCTAAGTTCCGGCAATCTTGTAAAGTTTAAAAGCAGCATTCCAATTCCAAAACGTGTAGCTATCTTGGCGGCCCTAAGTTTAGTAACCATCCCTCCAGTTCCTAATAAGCTTCCTGCCCCACTCGCCATACATTCAACGGCTGAAACGTCGGTGACCTCTTTAATTAGTTGAGCGGATTGATCCTTTTTGGGATTTGCAGAGTACAAGCCATCGACATCCGTTAAAATGACCAATAAATCTGCCCCAACGAGTCCGGCAACTAAGGCAGATAAAGTGTCATTATCTCCAAAGCAAAGTTCATCTACCGCAACTGTGTCGTTTTCATTAATGATGGGCACAACTTGTAAACGCAGTAATTTCTCTAAAGTGTTTTGGGCGTTTCTATAGTGAGAGGCTTGTGCCAAATCAATACGGGAAAGTAATACCTGAGCCCCAATAATTCCTTGGCGTTCAAGATAACGGGTATACATCTCAATGAGGACTCCTTGACCTACAGCTGCTACAGCTTGTTTGCCTGCTAAATCACGTGGACGAGCTGAAAGCTTTAGTTGTCCCATCCCGGCAGCTACTGCACCAGATGAAACGATTATGCACTCAACGCCACTCTGTTTTAAAGCGGCAATGACTGAAGCAATCTCATTAATTGCACGCTCATCAATCCCACCTTGTGGATGGTTTAAGCTGCTGCTCCCTATTTTTAAAACAACCCTGCGAACCTCACTGATTTTCACTCCGAATACTCCCCTTCCAAGTCTTCCGCTCGCCTAGCACAAGCCCAAGCTGCGTTCTGAACTGTCTGAGCCAGTTTTTCCTCCATAAACACATTAAGGGCAGCATAGGTCGTTCCATTGGGCGAAGTGACTTCCTCACGCAGTTTTCCCGGTGATTTATCACTTTCCGCAATCATTTTTCCTGATCCAATTAGGGTTTCAAGCACTAAGACCTCTGCTTCCGCTTCACTAAGGCCTAATTCCACGCCAGCCTTGATTAAGCTTTCAGCGAAAAGATAAAAATATGCCGGCCCACTGCCACTGATAGCTGTTAAAGCATTGATGTTTTTTTCTGGCACCCACATAATCTTACCAGTGGCCGAAAAGATCTTTTCTCCCACACTAGCCTGTTCATCATTGACATTATCCCCCCGCACTAATCCCGTCATGGAATGAAGTACAGCAGTAGAAGTATTAGGCATAGCCCTAACCACTGCAACTCCTGGCAAATACTTATAAAACACCTTCAAAGGAACACCTGCCGCTACACTAATCACCAGTTTATTCTGCAACGAAAAACCTGCTAAATCTTTCAATACCCCTTGGACATCCTTCGGCTTTACTGCAATAATAAGAACCTTAGAATCTTCTACAAGCTCAGTTAATGAAGTAGCGATAACATTATATCTGTCAACCAACCCCTGAAGTCGTCCTCGATTGGAATGATTAGTCACTCTAATCTCAAGGGCACTATTTGCCTTCTTTAAACCACTAATCATAGCCTCCGCAATATTTCCCCCGCCAATGAAACCAATACTTTGTGACATATCACAACCATCCTTCCCAAACCATTATTTATTAAAAAACCAATCAGAAAAATGCTTAAGTCAGCCTTCCATAATTTCAAGCTAATACGCCTTCTCCTATTAGCATTTCCCTAACTGCAAGAACATTCTCTCTCAATCCCCAAACATCTTGAACAAGAAGTTCAAGGAAACCATACATCCTCAAATTATCCACCTGAACGGTCAATAACTCCCAACTTGCACATCCCCGTTCCCAGCCCCCATCGACCAGAAAGCTAAGGAGCCAATAGCTTAGTGAACACTTTAGTGGAGTTCACGTTAAAGCGAGTGCCAATGCTGAAGGCCAATTGCGCCCAGGTTCACTTCCTGCGCCGCCCAGAGGTTGGCGCAATTCCTTCAGCATCCAACGAGCCAGTGAACGCAACGTGTGTGAACGGGCTATGGCTCCTTACTTTCACAAGACACTATGGCTCCTTACTTTCATAAGACCCAAAGACCTAAAAAAGGCCCCTCTCATCCTTATATCAAGGACGAAAGAAGCCTTCCGCGGTACCACCTTTATTGCCAATGCCAACTCATCACTGCCAGATTGATCTAACAAAATTCCGCATAACGGTGGATACCGTCCGATTCATCATCAGAGCATCACGACTGGGGTTCTGATACCGAAGGTGGAAAAACTCTCAGCAACTGTTTTTCTCTCTGAACACCATCCTCTATCATACTAGGTCGATCACATGCTATAGTCTCTATCCAGTTAGGTATACTTTATCTTAAAAAATTGAACTTTTCAAGTCCTTTTCTAACATAACCTGGAAAAAACATTAAGGCAAGACAATACTACACACACTTTTAATCACTACTATCCTAACTATTTAAGCGCTTTAACAACAGCATCGCCCATTTCACGAGTGCCGAGAACCTTATCGCCTGGTTTTGCTAAATCAGCGGTTCTATACCCTTCTTGCAAGACTTGCTCAACCGCTCTCTCAATCTTCTGTGCCTCCTCTTCTAATCCAAAGGAGTAACGTAACATCAGAGCACCCGAGAGAATCGTGGCCAAAGGATTGGCAATATTCTTTCCTGCAATATCTGGGGCTGAGCCATGAGCAGGTTCATAGAGTCCTTTACTGCCATTTAAGCTTGCCGAGGAGATCATTCCAATCGATCCCATGAGCATAGAAGCTAAATCTGTCAGAATATCTCCAAACATGTTCTCAGTTACGATTACATCAAACTGCTCCGGCCAGCGAACCAATTGCATAGCAGCATTGTCGACATACATATGGGTTAATTCAACTTCCGGATAATTCTTGGCGACTTCAAGAGTAATCTCTCTCCAAAAACGAGAAGACTCTAGGACATTTGCTTTGTCAACGGAACAAAGCTTTTTACGCCGCTTCATTGCAGTTTGGAAACCAAGTTCAACAATACGCTGGATTTCTTCCTCAGTATAGATCAAGTTATCAAAGGCACTTCTGGGGTTAGTTCCTCTCCCTTTCTCCCCAAAGTAAAGTCCACCTGTCAATTCACGCAAAACAACAAGGTCAACGTTTTTAACCACTTCAGTTTTAAGAGTAGAGGCATCCACTAACATAGGGAGCATCTTGACAGGACGAATATTTGCAAAAAGACCCAAAGCTTTTCTAATCGCCAGCAATCCTCCCAATTCTGGGCGTTGGGGAGCTGGGAGGGTATCCCACTTAGGCCCACCCACTGAACCTAATAGAATCGCGTCAGCTGCCTGTGCTGCTTCAAGTGTTGCATCCGGCAAAGCTTTGCCCACTACATCAATTGCAGCTCCCCCTATCAAACCATATTCAAACTTCAGACTTTGGGGATGATCCTTTAATACAGCTTCTAACACCTTGACGGCTTCTGGGGTTATTTCTAACCCAATACCATCACCGGGAAGTACTAAAACATTAGGCATTATTCTTCCTCCTTCAACTTAGGGATAAGTCCACCGGCACGAATCGGTTCTTACTGTTTAATCTCAATCCAGCCTCGTGTGTAAGCTCGATTTACTGCTTGGAGATAACCTCTTACACTTGCTTCGATAATATCTGTACTAACTCCACGTCCGGCAACTAGATTCTCTCCAAATTTTACGCTTACCGTAACTTCCCCTTGCGCATCTTCGCCACCATCAAGTGCTTGTAAGGAATAATGACTTAATTTCCCTTGAGTTCCCAACACTTTATCTATGGCTTTAAAGGCGGCGTCAACTGGTCCATCACCGCAGGCAGCATCAGCGAGTCTTTGCCCTTGATACATTAACCCAACGGTAGCTGTGGGAACTAAATGAGTTCCGCTTGAAATCTGCAGGTAATCTAAATTTATCTGATCATTTTTCTCTTTCTGTTCATCTACCAAGGAGAACAAATCAGCTGTGGTCACTTCTCGCTTTCGGTCGGCCAAAAGTTTAAACCGGGAAAACAACTCTTCAAAATGACTATCCTCTAATTCCAGTCCCAGATCTGCCAGCCTCTGCTGAACAGCATGACGTCCT comes from Desulfosporosinus meridiei DSM 13257 and encodes:
- a CDS encoding glutamate-5-semialdehyde dehydrogenase, whose translation is MYFPELIEIGNKAKQAARQLAFTSTEAKNKALVYMAEALLKNEEEILRANSLDVKVAEEKGLKKSLVNRLKLSSASIAQISQSLNEVVALRDPVGEGEVWTRPNGLRIQQTRVPLGVVAMIYEARPNVTVDAAALCLKSGNAVILRGGSEALESNKVLARVIAEAAEASGLPSGSIQLITETNREWVQQLIRLNDYVDVVIPRGGAGLIQTVVTNATVPVIETGTGMCHAFVDQDADFEKAVPVIINAKTQNPGVCNALETMLVDEGIAEDFLPLIGEELQKKQVEIKGCSRTCEILSYASPASEEDWMEEHLDLILSVKVVPGLNGALDHIYRYSTKHSETIITENYSKAQRFLREIDAAAVYVNASTRFTDGGRFGFGAEIGISTQKLHARGPMGLRELTTIKYMVYGDGQIVK
- the proC gene encoding pyrroline-5-carboxylate reductase translates to MSQSIGFIGGGNIAEAMISGLKKANSALEIRVTNHSNRGRLQGLVDRYNVIATSLTELVEDSKVLIIAVKPKDVQGVLKDLAGFSLQNKLVISVAAGVPLKVFYKYLPGVAVVRAMPNTSTAVLHSMTGLVRGDNVNDEQASVGEKIFSATGKIMWVPEKNINALTAISGSGPAYFYLFAESLIKAGVELGLSEAEAEVLVLETLIGSGKMIAESDKSPGKLREEVTSPNGTTYAALNVFMEEKLAQTVQNAAWACARRAEDLEGEYSE
- the leuB gene encoding 3-isopropylmalate dehydrogenase translates to MPNVLVLPGDGIGLEITPEAVKVLEAVLKDHPQSLKFEYGLIGGAAIDVVGKALPDATLEAAQAADAILLGSVGGPKWDTLPAPQRPELGGLLAIRKALGLFANIRPVKMLPMLVDASTLKTEVVKNVDLVVLRELTGGLYFGEKGRGTNPRSAFDNLIYTEEEIQRIVELGFQTAMKRRKKLCSVDKANVLESSRFWREITLEVAKNYPEVELTHMYVDNAAMQLVRWPEQFDVIVTENMFGDILTDLASMLMGSIGMISSASLNGSKGLYEPAHGSAPDIAGKNIANPLATILSGALMLRYSFGLEEEAQKIERAVEQVLQEGYRTADLAKPGDKVLGTREMGDAVVKALK
- the proB gene encoding glutamate 5-kinase — translated: MSEVRRVVLKIGSSSLNHPQGGIDERAINEIASVIAALKQSGVECIIVSSGAVAAGMGQLKLSARPRDLAGKQAVAAVGQGVLIEMYTRYLERQGIIGAQVLLSRIDLAQASHYRNAQNTLEKLLRLQVVPIINENDTVAVDELCFGDNDTLSALVAGLVGADLLVILTDVDGLYSANPKKDQSAQLIKEVTDVSAVECMASGAGSLLGTGGMVTKLRAAKIATRFGIGMLLLNFTRLPELSPSTKSQEPLGTFFQPLKHRLAGRKRWIAYAGLSEGSIQVDEGAAKALVEEGKSLLAKGITNVEGTWERKEIVRIINSQREEIARGVVELSDAEVKLVKGLHSEKLHQFVESFDGEEVVHRDNMTLMVDA